In Hydractinia symbiolongicarpus strain clone_291-10 chromosome 13, HSymV2.1, whole genome shotgun sequence, a single genomic region encodes these proteins:
- the LOC130623131 gene encoding uncharacterized protein LOC130623131 has protein sequence MENISETYETDDSDWMFDSDSETEHSDEEKVEQLYREMTSKDKNRSTHINHHDLVPCIRNYVEQSSAGAHLRRRSDTMYTNGVTLQDIVRHVKSTLGITVSRNTIHRLMVPPLRKTTSSRRFKNLVDARVPPKRNTMEKRLHPDFHYTSAQVSKVNQNWRMAAWREGKELMMEKS, from the exons atggaaaatatttcaGAAACTTATGAAACTGACGATAGTGACTGGATGTTCGACAGTGATTCGGAAACGGAACATAGTGACGAAGAGAAAGTTGAACAACTTTATCGAG aaatgaCAAGCAAAGATAAAAATCGTTCCACGCATATAAATCACCACGATCTTGTTCCATGCATAAGAAATTATGTCGAACAAAGCTCAGCTGGAGCACATCTTCGACGTCGAAGCGATACTATGTATACAAATGGCGTAACTTTACAGGACATTGTTCGTCATGTAAAAAGTACACTGGGTATCACCGTAAGTAGAAATACCATCCATAGACTGATGGTACCGCCACTTCGAAAAACAACTTCGAGCAGGAGATTTAAAAACTTGGTAGATGCTCGTGTTCCGCCAAAACGGAACACAATGGAAAAAAGGCTTCATCCAGATTTCCATTATACAAGCGCGCAAGTGAGCAAAGTGAACCAGAATTGGCGCATGGCAGCGTGGAGGGAGGGAAAAGAACTTATGATGGAGAAGTCATAA